A stretch of the Mycolicibacterium celeriflavum genome encodes the following:
- the rplP gene encoding 50S ribosomal protein L16 produces MLIPRKVKHRKQHHPRQRGIASGGTTVSFGDYGIQALEHAYITNRQIESARIAINRHIKRGGKVWINIFPDRPLTKKPAETRMGSGKGSPEWWVANVKPGRVLFELSYPDEATARAALTRAIHKLPIKARIVTREEHF; encoded by the coding sequence ATGTTGATTCCCCGCAAGGTCAAGCACCGCAAGCAACATCACCCGAGGCAGCGCGGCATCGCCAGCGGTGGCACCACGGTGAGCTTCGGTGACTACGGCATCCAGGCACTGGAGCACGCCTACATCACCAACCGGCAGATCGAATCCGCGCGTATCGCGATCAACCGGCACATCAAGCGTGGCGGCAAGGTGTGGATCAACATCTTCCCGGACCGCCCGCTGACCAAGAAGCCGGCGGAAACCCGCATGGGTTCCGGTAAGGGTTCGCCGGAGTGGTGGGTGGCCAACGTCAAGCCGGGTCGCGTGCTGTTCGAGCTCAGCTACCCCGACGAGGCGACTGCCCGGGCCGCGCTGACCCGCGCGATCCACAAGCTGCCGATCAAGGCACGCATCGTTACCCGAGAGGAGCACTTCTGA
- the rplD gene encoding 50S ribosomal protein L4: protein MTIKIDVHTPGGTKDGSIELPAALFDVEANIALMHQVVTAQLAAARQGTHSTKTRAEVSGGGKKPYRQKGTGRARQGSTRAPQFTGGGIVHGPKPRDYSERTPKKMIRAALRGALSDRARNGRIHAVTELIEGQTPSTKSAKAFLATLTDRKQVLVVIGRTDETGAKSVRNLPGVHVIAPDQLNTHDVLKADDVVFSVEALNSYISANTEKDKEEVSA from the coding sequence ATGACTATCAAGATTGATGTTCATACACCGGGCGGTACGAAGGACGGCTCGATAGAACTACCGGCTGCCCTCTTCGATGTCGAGGCGAACATCGCGTTGATGCACCAGGTGGTGACGGCGCAGCTGGCCGCGGCGCGGCAGGGCACGCACTCGACCAAGACGCGTGCTGAGGTTTCCGGCGGCGGCAAGAAGCCGTACCGGCAGAAGGGCACCGGCCGCGCCCGCCAGGGCTCGACCCGGGCGCCGCAGTTCACCGGCGGCGGCATCGTGCACGGCCCCAAGCCGCGTGACTACAGCGAGCGCACCCCGAAGAAGATGATCCGCGCCGCACTGCGCGGGGCACTGTCGGACCGGGCGCGCAACGGCCGCATCCACGCGGTCACCGAGCTGATCGAGGGCCAGACGCCGTCGACCAAGAGCGCCAAGGCGTTCCTTGCCACGCTCACAGATCGCAAGCAGGTACTGGTCGTGATCGGCCGGACCGACGAGACGGGCGCCAAGAGCGTGCGCAACCTTCCCGGCGTGCACGTGATCGCACCCGATCAGCTCAACACCCACGACGTGCTGAAGGCCGATGACGTGGTGTTCAGCGTGGAAGCGCTGAACAGCTACATCAGCGCGAACACCGAGAAGGACAAAGAGGAGGTGTCGGCCTGA
- the rpsJ gene encoding 30S ribosomal protein S10, with protein sequence MAGQKIRIRLKAYDHEAIDASARKIVETVTRTGASVVGPVPLPTEKNVYCVIRSPHKYKDSREHFEMRTHKRLIDILDPTPKTVDALMRIDLPASVDVNIQ encoded by the coding sequence GTGGCGGGACAGAAGATCCGCATCAGGCTCAAGGCCTACGACCACGAGGCCATTGACGCCTCGGCGCGCAAGATCGTGGAAACGGTCACCAGAACCGGCGCCAGCGTGGTCGGCCCGGTGCCGCTGCCGACCGAGAAGAACGTGTACTGCGTCATCCGGTCCCCGCACAAGTACAAGGACTCGCGGGAGCACTTCGAGATGCGCACCCACAAGCGGCTGATCGACATCCTCGACCCAACGCCGAAGACCGTCGACGCGCTCATGCGCATCGATCTGCCGGCCAGCGTCGACGTCAACATTCAGTAG
- the rpsS gene encoding 30S ribosomal protein S19, producing the protein MPRSLKKGPFVDDHLLKKVDVQNEKNTKQVIKTWSRRSTIIPDFIGHTFAVHDGRKHVPVFVTESMVGHKLGEFAPTRTFKGHIKDDRKAKRR; encoded by the coding sequence ATGCCTCGTAGTTTGAAGAAGGGTCCGTTCGTCGACGACCATCTGCTCAAGAAGGTCGACGTTCAGAACGAGAAGAACACCAAGCAGGTCATCAAGACCTGGTCACGTCGGTCGACCATCATCCCCGACTTCATCGGGCACACCTTTGCGGTGCACGACGGCCGCAAACACGTCCCGGTGTTCGTCACCGAATCGATGGTCGGGCACAAGCTCGGCGAGTTCGCGCCGACCCGCACGTTCAAGGGTCACATCAAGGACGACCGGAAGGCTAAGCGGCGATGA
- a CDS encoding cytochrome P450 has product MSTPTMDDAAKVLADPKGYADDTRLHEALTYLRANNPVAWVDNPPYRPFWAITKHADIMAIERDNNLWLSEPRPLLATAEADDVLKAQLEAGIGLRTLIHMDDPHHRKVRAIGADWFRPKAMRALQVRVDELAKRYVDRMREIGPECDFVTEIAVNFPLYVIMSLLGLPEEDFPRMHMLTQEMFGGDDEEFQRGQTPEDMLAVLADFFNYFAELTASRRANPTEDLASAIANGRIDGEPLSDMDTASYYVIVASAGHDTTKDAISGGLHALIENPGELDRLRHDLDLMPTAVEEMIRWSTPVKEFMRTAAEDTEVRGVKIAKGESAYLAYVSGNRDEEVFDEPFRFDVGRDPNKHVSFGYGVHFCLGAALARMEMNSLFTELIPRLESIELAGAPELTATTFVGGLKHLPIRYSLR; this is encoded by the coding sequence ATGAGCACCCCGACAATGGATGACGCCGCGAAGGTACTGGCCGACCCGAAGGGCTATGCCGACGACACGCGACTCCACGAGGCGCTGACCTACCTGCGGGCGAACAACCCGGTGGCGTGGGTCGACAACCCGCCATACCGGCCGTTCTGGGCGATCACCAAGCACGCCGACATCATGGCCATCGAGCGCGACAACAACCTCTGGCTGTCCGAGCCGCGCCCGTTGCTCGCGACGGCCGAGGCCGATGACGTCCTGAAGGCGCAATTGGAGGCCGGTATCGGGCTGCGGACGCTGATCCACATGGACGACCCGCACCACCGCAAAGTGCGTGCGATCGGCGCGGACTGGTTCCGCCCCAAGGCGATGCGTGCGCTGCAGGTCCGCGTCGACGAACTGGCCAAACGCTATGTCGACAGGATGCGCGAGATCGGTCCGGAGTGCGACTTCGTCACCGAGATCGCGGTGAATTTCCCGCTTTACGTGATCATGTCGCTACTCGGCCTGCCCGAGGAGGACTTCCCGCGCATGCACATGCTCACCCAGGAGATGTTCGGCGGCGACGACGAGGAATTCCAGCGCGGCCAGACACCCGAGGACATGCTCGCGGTGCTCGCAGACTTCTTCAACTACTTCGCCGAGCTCACCGCCTCGCGCCGGGCGAACCCGACCGAGGACCTCGCCTCGGCGATCGCCAACGGCCGCATCGACGGTGAACCGCTGTCGGACATGGACACCGCGTCCTACTACGTGATCGTCGCCAGCGCGGGGCACGACACCACCAAGGACGCGATCTCCGGCGGCCTGCACGCCCTGATCGAGAACCCCGGCGAACTGGACCGGCTGCGCCACGATCTGGACCTGATGCCGACGGCTGTGGAGGAGATGATCCGGTGGTCGACGCCGGTCAAGGAGTTCATGCGCACCGCGGCGGAAGACACCGAAGTCCGGGGCGTGAAGATCGCCAAGGGCGAATCCGCCTACCTCGCTTACGTTTCCGGCAACCGAGACGAAGAGGTGTTCGATGAGCCGTTCCGCTTCGACGTCGGCCGCGATCCGAACAAGCATGTCTCGTTCGGCTACGGCGTGCACTTCTGTCTCGGTGCCGCGCTGGCACGGATGGAGATGAACAGCCTCTTCACCGAACTCATCCCCCGCCTGGAGTCGATCGAGTTGGCCGGCGCCCCCGAACTGACCGCCACCACCTTCGTCGGCGGCCTCAAACACCTCCCGATTCGCTACTCGCTGAGGTGA
- the rplV gene encoding 50S ribosomal protein L22, with protein MTSVETYPTAVAKARFVRVSATKARRVIDLVRGKSVSDALDILRWAPQAASEPVAKVIASAAANAQNNEGLDPSTLVVATVYADEGPTAKRIRPRAQGRAFRIRKRTSHITVIVESRPSREQRAGQASAASARSRRAQGSKAAAAKKAPASKAPASKAETEAPAKKAPAKKAAAKKAAPKKTAEASDAKEGSE; from the coding sequence ATGACTTCCGTTGAAACATATCCGACCGCCGTCGCCAAGGCGCGCTTCGTGCGCGTGTCGGCGACGAAGGCGCGCCGGGTCATCGACCTGGTGCGTGGCAAATCGGTGTCCGATGCGCTGGACATCCTGCGGTGGGCACCGCAGGCGGCCAGCGAGCCGGTTGCCAAGGTCATCGCGAGCGCGGCAGCCAACGCGCAGAACAACGAGGGCCTGGACCCGTCCACGCTCGTGGTCGCCACCGTCTACGCCGACGAGGGCCCGACCGCCAAGCGCATCCGGCCGCGCGCCCAGGGCCGCGCGTTCCGGATCCGCAAGCGCACCAGCCACATCACCGTGATCGTGGAAAGCCGTCCGAGCCGTGAGCAGCGAGCCGGGCAGGCCTCGGCCGCCAGCGCGCGTTCGCGTCGCGCGCAGGGCAGCAAGGCAGCAGCGGCGAAGAAGGCGCCGGCGAGCAAGGCCCCGGCGAGCAAGGCCGAGACCGAGGCGCCAGCCAAGAAGGCACCGGCCAAGAAGGCAGCCGCGAAGAAAGCAGCCCCCAAGAAGACTGCTGAAGCGTCAGATGCGAAGGAGGGCTCGGAGTAG
- the rpmC gene encoding 50S ribosomal protein L29 — MAVGVTPGELRELTDDELKDRLRESKEELFNLRFQMATGQLSNNRRLRTVRQEIARVYTVLRERELGLASGPVGEDS; from the coding sequence ATGGCAGTGGGAGTGACGCCGGGCGAGCTGCGCGAGCTAACCGACGACGAGTTGAAGGATCGGCTGCGCGAGTCCAAGGAAGAGTTGTTCAACCTGCGCTTCCAGATGGCGACCGGCCAGTTGTCCAACAACCGCCGGCTTCGCACGGTGCGACAGGAGATTGCGCGCGTGTACACCGTGCTGCGCGAACGTGAGTTGGGTCTGGCCTCCGGACCCGTTGGTGAGGATTCGTAA
- the rplW gene encoding 50S ribosomal protein L23 has product MATVTDPRDIILSPVISEKSYGLIEDNVYTFIVHPDSNKTQIKIAVEKIFGVKVDSVNTANRQGKRKRTRTGYGKRKNTKRAIVTLAAGSKPIDLFGAPA; this is encoded by the coding sequence ATGGCGACCGTCACTGACCCCCGGGACATCATCTTGTCCCCGGTCATCTCCGAGAAGTCCTACGGGTTGATCGAAGACAACGTGTACACGTTCATCGTGCACCCCGACTCGAACAAGACGCAGATCAAGATCGCGGTGGAGAAGATCTTCGGCGTCAAGGTCGATTCGGTGAACACCGCGAACCGGCAGGGCAAGCGCAAGCGCACCCGTACCGGCTACGGCAAGCGCAAGAACACCAAGCGCGCCATCGTGACGCTGGCCGCGGGCAGCAAGCCCATCGACCTGTTCGGAGCACCGGCTTGA
- a CDS encoding carboxylesterase/lipase family protein yields the protein MPSRCLRRIRATAALLAAAGLLAGCAGKETAAEGVPVDPGVVQTAAGAVRGTVAADHRYFAGIPYAAAPVGVLRWRPPAPVGSWTGFRDATRPGARCIQDTSSDVDHRPPSEDCLTLNVWTPPPASDAKPVMVWIHGGSFLNGSGDIYRARELASRGVVVVTMNYRLGALGFLAHPAFGSEGDVGNYGLADQQAALRWVRDNIAEFGGDPDNVTIAGESAGGMAVCDHLVAPGSEGLFSAAIIQSAPCQAQYDLPAAQQASAAYAAGIGCADPLVAAQCLRSLPADRFRAPLTYAGFGTERVSGPVAGTPALPENSFTAITSGKATRVPVMIGTNEDEFALFAALQFLRGRPFDAAHYPELLAEVFGPHAAAVAARYPPDRYGGNVALAYSAAVTAAEFACVADRMADALSGQPVYAYEFGDDDAPAPEPLRAAPFPIGAAHSLELRYLFDVGGAPPLKPAQQQLSDEMIDYWARFVTTGSPGPDWPQLTTAQAGERMLLEPNASHVVTDFEQRHQCAFWASLPA from the coding sequence GTGCCCTCGCGATGTCTCCGTCGAATCCGGGCGACCGCGGCGCTGCTCGCCGCCGCGGGTCTGCTCGCGGGATGCGCCGGGAAGGAGACGGCCGCCGAAGGTGTGCCCGTCGACCCCGGGGTGGTGCAGACCGCTGCGGGTGCGGTCCGCGGAACCGTCGCCGCCGATCATCGGTACTTTGCCGGAATCCCTTACGCCGCAGCGCCTGTCGGCGTGCTACGGTGGCGACCACCGGCACCGGTCGGCTCCTGGACGGGATTCCGCGACGCGACCCGCCCCGGTGCGCGCTGCATCCAGGACACGAGTTCGGACGTCGATCATCGTCCGCCCAGTGAGGACTGTCTGACCCTCAACGTCTGGACGCCGCCACCCGCGAGCGATGCGAAGCCGGTGATGGTGTGGATCCACGGCGGCAGCTTTCTGAACGGCAGCGGCGACATTTACCGGGCGCGGGAGCTGGCAAGCCGCGGTGTCGTCGTCGTCACGATGAACTACCGCCTCGGCGCCCTCGGCTTCCTCGCCCACCCCGCATTCGGTTCCGAGGGTGACGTCGGCAACTACGGGTTGGCCGACCAACAGGCGGCGCTGCGCTGGGTGCGCGACAACATCGCCGAATTCGGCGGCGATCCGGACAACGTCACGATCGCGGGGGAGTCGGCGGGCGGTATGGCGGTGTGTGACCACCTCGTCGCGCCGGGGTCGGAGGGTCTGTTCAGTGCGGCGATCATCCAGAGCGCGCCGTGTCAGGCGCAATACGATCTGCCGGCCGCACAGCAGGCCAGCGCCGCTTACGCCGCCGGAATCGGATGCGCCGATCCGCTTGTCGCCGCGCAGTGTCTTCGCTCGCTGCCCGCAGACCGATTCCGGGCGCCGCTGACGTATGCCGGGTTCGGGACCGAACGGGTGAGCGGCCCGGTGGCGGGAACGCCTGCGCTGCCGGAGAATTCGTTCACCGCGATCACCAGCGGTAAGGCCACTCGGGTGCCGGTGATGATCGGCACCAACGAAGACGAGTTCGCCTTGTTCGCAGCGTTGCAGTTTCTGCGCGGCCGCCCGTTCGACGCCGCCCACTATCCGGAACTGCTCGCCGAGGTCTTCGGGCCACATGCGGCCGCCGTTGCGGCGCGCTACCCGCCCGACCGGTACGGCGGCAACGTCGCACTGGCCTACTCGGCGGCCGTGACGGCGGCCGAGTTCGCCTGCGTCGCCGACCGGATGGCCGACGCACTGTCCGGCCAACCCGTCTACGCCTACGAGTTCGGCGACGACGACGCGCCGGCGCCCGAGCCGTTGCGTGCAGCGCCGTTCCCCATCGGGGCCGCCCATTCGCTCGAGCTGCGGTACCTGTTCGACGTCGGCGGCGCGCCACCGCTGAAACCCGCGCAACAGCAGCTGTCCGACGAAATGATCGACTACTGGGCGCGGTTCGTGACGACCGGTTCACCCGGGCCGGATTGGCCGCAGCTCACGACAGCTCAGGCGGGTGAGCGGATGTTGTTGGAGCCGAACGCCAGCCACGTCGTCACCGACTTCGAACAGCGACATCAGTGCGCGTTCTGGGCGAGCCTGCCGGCCTGA
- a CDS encoding TetR/AcrR family transcriptional regulator produces the protein MSGGSTDPRPARSRARLLDAATTLLRSGGPNAVTIDAVTRTANVARATLYRHFTSANDLMAAAFMSLLNPAPMPPAEGSLRDRLIAVVWGWAESIAEVPAMITAMTWMASGPDVDTYPQAQQPGSDAAGTLRTRIIQLYSMPFDAILDSAQAAEELEEVDRMQAIALLIGPLILGKLSTVADFDYRACAEAAVDGFLATHAKKAGGVTSASSESGGV, from the coding sequence ATGAGTGGCGGGAGTACTGATCCGCGGCCGGCCCGCTCGCGGGCCCGCCTGCTCGACGCTGCGACGACGTTGCTGCGGTCCGGGGGACCCAACGCCGTCACGATCGACGCGGTGACCCGGACCGCCAACGTGGCACGGGCCACGTTGTATCGCCACTTCACCAGCGCCAACGACCTGATGGCCGCGGCGTTCATGAGCCTGCTCAACCCGGCGCCGATGCCACCCGCCGAAGGCAGTCTGCGGGATCGGTTGATCGCGGTGGTGTGGGGCTGGGCGGAGTCGATCGCCGAAGTGCCCGCGATGATCACGGCCATGACGTGGATGGCCTCCGGACCCGATGTCGACACATATCCTCAAGCGCAGCAACCGGGTTCGGACGCCGCCGGGACTCTGCGTACGCGCATCATCCAGCTGTACTCGATGCCGTTCGATGCGATCCTCGACAGCGCGCAGGCGGCCGAGGAACTCGAGGAGGTCGATCGCATGCAGGCCATCGCGTTGCTCATCGGCCCGTTGATTCTCGGCAAGCTGTCCACCGTGGCCGATTTCGACTACCGCGCGTGCGCCGAGGCGGCCGTCGACGGCTTTTTGGCCACCCACGCCAAGAAGGCGGGAGGTGTCACCTCAGCGAGTAGCGAATCGGGAGGTGTTTGA
- the rplC gene encoding 50S ribosomal protein L3, which translates to MARKGILGTKLGMTQVFDENNRVVPVTVVKAGPNVVTRIRTTERDGYSAVQLAYGEISPRKVNKPVTGQYSAAGVNPRRHLAELRLDDETAAAEYEVGQQLTAEIFADGTYVDVTGTSKGKGFAGTMKRHGFRGQGASHGAQAVHRRPGSIGGCATPGRVFKGTRMSGRMGNDRVTTQNLLVHKVDAENGVLLIKGAIPGRNGGLVMVRSAIKRGEK; encoded by the coding sequence ATGGCGAGAAAAGGAATTCTGGGCACCAAGCTGGGCATGACGCAGGTGTTCGACGAGAACAACCGGGTCGTGCCGGTGACGGTCGTCAAGGCCGGGCCCAATGTTGTGACGCGCATCCGCACGACGGAGCGTGACGGCTACAGCGCGGTGCAGCTGGCCTACGGCGAGATCAGCCCGCGCAAGGTGAACAAGCCTGTGACAGGCCAGTATTCGGCCGCTGGGGTCAACCCGCGCCGGCATCTGGCGGAGCTGAGGCTCGATGACGAGACTGCCGCGGCTGAATACGAGGTCGGCCAGCAGCTGACCGCCGAGATCTTCGCCGACGGCACCTACGTCGACGTGACCGGCACCAGCAAGGGCAAGGGCTTCGCCGGCACGATGAAGCGCCACGGCTTCCGTGGTCAGGGCGCCAGCCACGGTGCCCAGGCGGTGCACCGTCGCCCCGGCTCCATCGGCGGTTGCGCCACCCCCGGCCGGGTGTTCAAGGGCACCCGGATGTCCGGGCGGATGGGCAACGATCGAGTGACGACGCAGAACCTGCTGGTGCACAAGGTCGATGCCGAGAACGGCGTACTGCTCATCAAGGGCGCCATCCCCGGCCGCAACGGCGGGCTCGTGATGGTCCGCAGCGCAATCAAGCGAGGCGAGAAGTAA
- the rpsC gene encoding 30S ribosomal protein S3 has protein sequence MGQKINPHGFRLGITTDWKSRWYADKQYKDYVKEDVAIRRLLATGLERAGIADVEIERTRDRVRVDIHTARPGIVIGRRGTEADRIRADLEKLTGKQVQLNILEVKNPESQAQLVAQGVAEQLSNRVAFRRAMRKAIQSAMRQPNVKGIRVQCSGRLGGAEMSRSEFYREGRVPLHTLRADIDYGLYEAKTTFGRIGVKVWIFKGDIVGGKRELAAAVPAGSDRPRRERPSGTRPRRSGASGTTATSTEAGRAATEAAPAVAEATGGTEAAAAEASSSEPTETSTSGES, from the coding sequence GTGGGCCAGAAAATCAACCCCCACGGCTTCCGGCTCGGTATCACCACCGACTGGAAGTCCCGGTGGTACGCCGACAAGCAGTACAAGGACTACGTCAAGGAAGATGTGGCGATCCGACGGCTGCTGGCCACCGGTCTCGAGCGCGCAGGCATCGCGGACGTGGAGATCGAACGGACTCGCGACAGAGTCCGGGTCGACATTCACACCGCCCGCCCGGGCATCGTGATCGGCCGCCGCGGCACCGAAGCCGACCGCATTCGCGCCGACCTGGAGAAGCTGACCGGTAAGCAGGTGCAGCTGAACATCCTCGAGGTGAAGAACCCGGAGTCGCAGGCGCAGTTGGTGGCTCAGGGCGTTGCCGAGCAGCTGTCCAACCGCGTGGCATTCCGCCGCGCCATGCGCAAGGCGATCCAGTCGGCCATGCGCCAGCCCAACGTCAAGGGCATCCGGGTGCAGTGCTCGGGCCGGCTCGGCGGCGCCGAGATGAGCCGCTCGGAGTTCTACCGCGAAGGTCGAGTGCCGCTGCATACGTTGCGTGCCGACATCGACTACGGGCTGTACGAGGCGAAGACGACCTTCGGCCGCATCGGCGTGAAGGTGTGGATTTTCAAGGGCGACATCGTCGGTGGCAAGCGCGAGCTGGCCGCCGCGGTGCCCGCGGGCTCGGATCGTCCACGCCGCGAACGTCCTTCGGGTACCCGGCCGCGCCGTAGCGGCGCATCGGGCACCACCGCGACGAGCACGGAGGCCGGCCGCGCCGCCACCGAAGCTGCGCCCGCGGTGGCCGAGGCCACGGGCGGAACCGAGGCTGCCGCCGCAGAGGCTTCATCCTCTGAACCCACGGAAACTTCTACTTCTGGGGAGAGCTGA
- the rplB gene encoding 50S ribosomal protein L2, translated as MAIRKYKPTTPGRRGASVSDFAEITRDHPEKSLVRPLHGKGGRNAHGRITTRHKGGGHKRAYRVIDFRRNDKDGVNAKVAHIEYDPNRTANIALLHYFDGEKRYIIAPEGLRQGAIVESGPNADIKAGNNLPLRNIPAGTLVHAVELRPGGGAKLARSAGSSIQLLGKEGAYASLRMPSGEIRRVDVRCRATVGEVGNAEQANINWGKAGRMRWKGKRPTVRGVVMNPVDHPHGGGEGKTSGGRHPVSPWGKPEGRTRKPNKSSNKLIVRRRRTGKKR; from the coding sequence ATGGCAATTCGCAAGTACAAGCCGACGACCCCCGGTCGCCGCGGTGCCAGCGTCTCCGACTTCGCTGAGATCACCCGCGACCATCCGGAGAAGTCGCTGGTTCGGCCGCTGCACGGCAAGGGCGGACGAAACGCGCACGGCCGCATCACGACACGGCACAAGGGCGGCGGGCACAAGCGCGCCTACCGCGTGATCGACTTCCGGCGCAACGACAAAGACGGCGTCAACGCCAAGGTCGCGCACATCGAGTACGACCCGAACCGCACCGCGAACATCGCGCTGCTGCACTACTTCGACGGCGAGAAGCGCTACATCATCGCGCCGGAGGGACTCCGGCAGGGCGCGATCGTGGAGTCGGGTCCCAACGCCGACATCAAGGCAGGCAACAACCTGCCGCTGCGCAACATCCCGGCGGGCACCCTGGTGCACGCGGTGGAGTTGCGTCCCGGTGGCGGCGCCAAGCTCGCCCGGTCCGCCGGCTCCAGCATCCAGTTGCTGGGTAAGGAAGGCGCCTACGCCTCGCTGCGTATGCCGTCCGGTGAGATCCGCCGCGTCGACGTGCGCTGCCGCGCGACCGTCGGCGAGGTGGGCAACGCCGAGCAAGCGAACATCAACTGGGGTAAGGCCGGCCGCATGCGGTGGAAGGGTAAGCGTCCCACCGTCCGCGGTGTCGTGATGAACCCGGTGGACCACCCGCACGGCGGTGGTGAGGGTAAGACCTCCGGCGGTCGCCACCCGGTGAGCCCGTGGGGTAAGCCCGAGGGGCGTACCCGCAAACCGAACAAGTCGAGCAACAAGCTCATCGTCCGACGCCGGCGCACCGGCAAGAAGCGCTAG
- a CDS encoding hotdog fold domain-containing protein gives MAAPTSTYRAWKRLSGMPGGSRVFSAAVIARVPYFASIVPHVVRMEPGYAEVTVPKWFFVHNHLHTVHAIASCNAAEMAMGMLMEATVPASHRWIPKAMHVEYLDKATTSLRAQARLAPPDFSSITDGTDVVVPVSVVDRAGTEVVHADITCWVTPT, from the coding sequence ATGGCCGCCCCGACCTCGACATATCGCGCCTGGAAACGCCTGTCCGGAATGCCGGGCGGCAGCCGGGTGTTCTCGGCCGCGGTGATCGCGCGGGTGCCGTATTTCGCCTCCATCGTCCCGCACGTCGTACGGATGGAACCCGGCTACGCCGAGGTCACGGTGCCCAAGTGGTTCTTCGTTCACAACCACCTGCACACGGTGCATGCGATCGCGTCCTGCAACGCCGCCGAGATGGCGATGGGCATGTTGATGGAGGCGACCGTGCCGGCCAGCCACCGTTGGATCCCCAAGGCCATGCACGTCGAATATCTGGACAAGGCCACCACGTCGCTGCGCGCGCAGGCCCGCCTGGCACCGCCGGACTTCTCCTCCATCACCGACGGCACCGATGTGGTGGTGCCGGTGAGCGTGGTGGATCGGGCTGGCACCGAAGTCGTGCACGCGGACATCACGTGCTGGGTCACGCCCACCTGA